The Chroicocephalus ridibundus chromosome 3, bChrRid1.1, whole genome shotgun sequence genome has a segment encoding these proteins:
- the DEGS1 gene encoding sphingolipid delta(4)-desaturase DES1: MGNTVAREDFEWVYTDQPHADRRKEILAKHPEIKALMKPDYNLIWVVVLMVLAQLTAFYLVKDLDWKWVIFWAYVFGSCISHSMTLAIHEISHNSAFGNSKAMWNRWFGIFANLPLGLPYSISFKRYHMDHHRYLGGDGIDVDIPTNFEGWFFCTRFRKFIWIVLQPFFYAIRPLCINPKPITRLEIINLLAQLSFDVVIYYLWGVKSTFYMLAGSVLGLGLHPISGHFIAEHYMFLKGHETYSYYGPLNLLTFNVGYHNEHHDFPNIPGKSLPLVKKIAAEYYDNLPQYNSWIKVLYDFVMDDTISPYSRMKRQLKGEVKQD, encoded by the exons ATGGGCAACACCGTCGCCAGGGAGGACTTCGAGTGGGTCTACACGGACCAGCCTCATGCCGACCGCCGCAAGGAGATCCTGG CTAAACATCCAGAGATAAAAGCATTGATGAAGCCAGACTACAACTTGATCTGGGTGGTTGTGCTGATGGTTCTTGCGCAGTTGACTGCATTTTATCTAGTTAAAGATTTGGACTGGAAATGGGTGATCTTCTGGGCATATGTTTTTGGAAGCTGTATTAGCCACTCCATGACTCTGGCTATTCATGAGATCTCTCACAATAGTGCCTTTGGCAACAGCAAAGCAATGTGGAATCGATGGTTTGGAATATTTGCCAACCTCCCTCTTGGTCTCCCGTATTCCATATCCTTCAAGAGATACCACATGGATCATCATCGTTACTTAGGAGGCGATGGAATTGACGTGGACATCCCTACCAACTTTGAAGGCTGGTTTTTCTGCACCCGTTTCAGGAAGTTCATATGGATtgttcttcagccttttttctaTGCGATTAGACCTCTCTGCATCAATCCTAAACCCATTACTCGACTTGAAATAATCAATTTGTTGGCTCAGCTTTCCTTTGATGTGGTGATATATTATTTATGGGGAGTCAAATCCACTTTTTACATGCTTGCTGGTTCAGTACTTGGGCTTGGGTTGCACCCAATTTCAGGACACTTCATAGCTGAacattacatgtttttaaaaggacATGAGACTTATTCCTACTATGGGCCACTTAATTTGCTCACTTTTAATGTTGGCTATCACAATGAACATCATGACTTCCCCAATATTCCTGGCAAGAGCCTTCCACTG GTGAAGAAAATAGCAGCTGAATACTATGACAACCTGCCACAATATAACTCTTGGATAAAAGTACTGTATGACTTCGTGATGGATGACACAATCAGCCCATATTCACGCATGAAAAGGCAATTAAAGGGTGAAGTGAAGCAAGATTAA